The Yoonia sp. SS1-5 genome contains a region encoding:
- the mfd gene encoding transcription-repair coupling factor, with protein sequence MSDPKHITVCGAPEGFDARLILDEVAKSGPVLHVARDDKRLAAMQAALAFFAPDMPVFVFPAWDCLPYDRVSPNADISATRMATLAALVHDMPARFVLLTSLAAATQRVPPRAVLREAAFKASVGSRLDEAALRAFLVRMGFTQSPTVMEPGDYAVRGGIIDIFPPGQSGPVRLDLFGDVLDGARRFDPATQRTTEKLTDVELAPVSEVILDEAAITRFRQNYRIEFGAAGTDDPLYEAISAGRKHAGVEHWLGFFEENLETLFDYLPDVTVTLDDQTASARVSRWDSIADQYGTRMHALSQKGRMDSVYKPAPPALLYLDDDAWTGAVAGHRVLQFSPLKQATGPGVIDAGGRIGRNFAPERQQENISLFKSLSDHVKVRLDAGPVVIASYSEGARERLEGLIADEGISEAIRVKDFSRVDKRGVHLAVWPLDHGFEAPGLTVISEQDVLGDRLIRQTKRKRRAENFLSEANSLSPGDLVVHVDHGVGRFQGMEVVTALGAAHECLLLEYAESSKLYLPVENIELLSKYGHETGLLDKLGGGAWQAKKAKLKERIRQIAERLIRVAAERELRTAPALDPPDGLWDQFLARFPYVETDDQLAAIEDVLDDIAAGKPMDRLICGDVGFGKTEVAIRAAFVAALSGVQVAIIAPTTLLARQHYQNFAERFRGFPVNVAPLSRFVSAGDAAKTRDGITKGTVDIVVGTHALLAKGIRFKNLGLLVIDEEQKFGVQHKERLKQLRTDVHVLTLTATPIPRTLQLSLSGVRDLSIIGTPPIDRLAIRTYVSEFDTITIREALLREHYRGGQSFLVVPRISDMAEMENFLKREVPEVTYISATGQMAAGELDDRMNAFYDGKYDVLLATTIVESGLDIPTANTMIVWRADMFGLSQLYQIRGRVGRSKTRAYAYLTTKPRQKLTDTAQKRLRVLGSIDTLGAGFTLASQDLDIRGAGNLLGEEQSGQMREVGYELYQQMLEEQISAIKSGAAEGIIDDGQWAPQINLGVPVLIPEDYVPDLDVRLGLYRRLSELTTKVELEGFAAELIDRFGKLPKEVNTLMLVVRIKAMCKRAGIAKLDAGPKGATIMFHNDKFASPEGLVAFVHDQNGMAKVKDNKIIVRRDWAKERDKIQGAFNIARDLAQKLADKKKQAKA encoded by the coding sequence ATGTCTGATCCCAAACACATTACGGTCTGCGGCGCGCCGGAAGGTTTCGACGCGCGACTGATCCTTGACGAGGTCGCAAAATCCGGACCGGTCCTGCATGTGGCCCGCGATGACAAGCGTCTGGCCGCGATGCAAGCCGCATTGGCGTTCTTTGCCCCGGATATGCCTGTCTTTGTGTTTCCGGCCTGGGATTGCCTGCCATATGACCGGGTGTCGCCCAATGCCGATATCTCGGCCACGCGCATGGCGACACTGGCCGCGCTTGTCCACGATATGCCCGCGCGGTTTGTTCTGCTCACCTCGCTGGCGGCGGCCACGCAACGTGTGCCGCCACGCGCGGTGCTGCGCGAGGCTGCATTCAAGGCCAGCGTCGGCAGCCGGCTGGATGAGGCCGCATTGCGCGCGTTTCTGGTGCGGATGGGGTTCACGCAAAGCCCCACTGTGATGGAACCCGGCGATTACGCGGTGCGCGGCGGGATCATTGATATCTTTCCGCCTGGCCAATCGGGACCTGTCCGCCTTGATCTGTTTGGCGATGTGCTGGATGGCGCCCGCCGGTTTGATCCGGCGACCCAGCGGACCACCGAAAAACTGACGGATGTGGAACTGGCCCCTGTATCCGAGGTCATTCTGGATGAGGCCGCCATCACCCGGTTTCGGCAGAACTACCGGATCGAGTTTGGGGCCGCTGGCACGGATGATCCGCTTTACGAGGCGATAAGCGCGGGCCGCAAACATGCCGGTGTCGAACATTGGCTGGGATTTTTCGAGGAAAATCTGGAAACACTGTTTGATTACCTGCCCGATGTGACCGTCACATTGGATGATCAGACCGCGTCAGCGCGGGTGTCCCGCTGGGACAGTATCGCCGATCAATACGGAACCCGCATGCACGCCCTGTCGCAGAAGGGGCGGATGGACAGCGTCTATAAGCCAGCGCCGCCCGCATTGCTGTATCTTGACGACGACGCCTGGACGGGCGCTGTCGCGGGTCACCGCGTGCTGCAATTCTCGCCCCTGAAACAGGCAACAGGCCCCGGTGTCATTGATGCAGGCGGGCGGATCGGCCGGAACTTTGCACCTGAACGACAACAGGAAAACATAAGCCTTTTCAAATCACTGTCAGATCATGTGAAGGTCAGGCTAGACGCTGGCCCCGTAGTCATTGCGTCTTATTCCGAAGGGGCGCGCGAGCGTCTTGAAGGGTTGATTGCGGATGAGGGTATCAGCGAAGCCATTCGGGTGAAGGATTTCAGCCGCGTGGATAAACGCGGGGTGCATCTGGCGGTCTGGCCGCTGGATCACGGGTTCGAGGCGCCGGGTCTGACCGTCATTTCGGAACAGGATGTGCTAGGCGACCGCCTGATCCGCCAGACCAAGCGCAAACGCCGGGCAGAGAACTTTCTGTCCGAGGCGAACAGCCTGTCACCGGGCGATCTTGTGGTGCATGTGGATCACGGGGTTGGCCGCTTTCAGGGCATGGAAGTTGTGACAGCCCTTGGGGCGGCGCATGAATGCCTGCTGCTGGAATATGCCGAAAGCTCCAAACTGTATCTGCCGGTCGAGAATATCGAACTGCTTTCGAAATATGGGCATGAGACGGGTTTGCTGGACAAGCTCGGTGGCGGCGCCTGGCAGGCCAAGAAGGCCAAGCTGAAAGAACGGATCAGGCAGATTGCCGAACGGTTGATCCGCGTCGCAGCAGAGCGTGAGTTGCGCACGGCCCCGGCGCTGGACCCGCCTGACGGCTTGTGGGATCAGTTTCTGGCCCGCTTTCCCTATGTGGAAACCGACGATCAGCTGGCCGCGATTGAGGATGTGCTGGACGACATCGCCGCCGGCAAGCCGATGGATCGGTTGATTTGCGGCGATGTGGGCTTTGGCAAAACAGAAGTGGCCATCAGGGCGGCTTTTGTTGCGGCCTTGTCAGGTGTGCAGGTTGCCATTATCGCGCCCACAACGTTGCTGGCCCGCCAGCATTATCAGAACTTTGCCGAACGGTTCCGGGGCTTTCCCGTGAATGTGGCACCCTTGTCCCGGTTTGTCAGTGCAGGCGATGCCGCCAAGACCCGTGATGGCATCACCAAGGGCACGGTCGACATCGTGGTGGGAACCCATGCGCTTTTGGCGAAGGGGATCAGGTTCAAGAACCTTGGCCTGCTCGTCATTGATGAGGAACAAAAATTCGGGGTGCAGCATAAGGAGCGGCTAAAGCAGTTGCGCACCGATGTGCATGTGCTGACCCTGACGGCAACCCCGATTCCACGGACGCTGCAGCTGTCATTGTCGGGCGTGCGTGATCTGTCGATCATCGGCACCCCGCCCATCGACCGGTTGGCGATCCGCACTTATGTCAGCGAGTTCGACACAATCACCATCCGCGAGGCGCTGTTGCGCGAACATTATCGCGGCGGGCAATCCTTCCTTGTTGTTCCGCGGATTTCCGACATGGCGGAAATGGAGAATTTCCTGAAACGTGAAGTGCCCGAGGTGACGTATATCTCGGCCACCGGGCAGATGGCGGCGGGCGAGCTGGATGACCGCATGAACGCGTTTTACGACGGTAAATATGATGTGCTGCTGGCCACGACGATTGTTGAATCGGGCCTCGATATTCCGACCGCGAACACGATGATTGTCTGGCGGGCTGATATGTTTGGCCTGTCACAGCTCTATCAGATCAGGGGCAGGGTGGGTCGATCCAAGACCCGTGCCTATGCCTATCTGACGACGAAACCGCGCCAGAAACTGACGGATACGGCCCAGAAACGGCTGCGTGTGCTGGGGTCCATTGACACGCTGGGGGCCGGGTTCACGCTGGCGTCGCAGGATCTGGATATTCGCGGAGCAGGTAACCTGCTGGGCGAAGAACAGTCCGGGCAGATGCGCGAGGTTGGTTACGAACTTTATCAGCAGATGCTGGAAGAACAGATATCAGCCATCAAATCCGGTGCGGCCGAGGGCATTATCGACGACGGTCAATGGGCGCCGCAGATCAACCTGGGTGTGCCGGTTCTGATCCCGGAAGACTACGTGCCTGATCTGGATGTCCGCCTTGGGCTGTACCGCCGCCTGTCAGAGCTGACGACGAAGGTCGAACTGGAAGGCTTTGCGGCTGAATTGATTGATCGGTTTGGCAAATTGCCCAAAGAGGTCAATACGTTGATGTTGGTCGTGCGCATCAAGGCGATGTGCAAACGGGCCGGGATTGCCAAGCTGGATGCGGGACCCAAAGGGGCCACGATCATGTTCCACAACGACAAATTCGCCTCCCCCGAGGGGTTGGTCGCATTCGTGCATGACCAAAACGGGATGGCCAAGGTCAAGGATAACAAGATCATCGTGCGCCGCGATTGGGCCAAGGAACGCGACAAGATCCAGGGCGCTTTCAACATCGCCCGCGATCTGGCGCAAAAGCTTGCCGACAAAAAGAAACAAGCAAAA
- the hemB gene encoding porphobilinogen synthase encodes MKPTVAPFPTTRLRRMRKTPALRALARQNTLSVDDLIWPVFVMDGVDAETPVASMPGVTRKTVDRIAKAATEAQALGIKAICIFPYTGMEARTEDCAMAWDPDNLTNQAIRAIKAAAPDIAVMTDIALDPYNINGHDGFVENGEIVNDRTVEALVKMGLAQADAGADILGPSDMMDGRIGAIRGALESAGHQDVTILSYTAKYASSFYGPFRDAVGASSALTGDKNTYQMDPGNSDEALRLVARDLSEGADMIMVKPGTPYLDICRRVKDMFGVPTYAYQVSGEYAMIQAAAQNGWLDLEKVMMESLLGFKRAGCDGILTYFAPAAARLLNA; translated from the coding sequence ATGAAACCAACCGTTGCTCCATTTCCGACCACGCGGCTGCGTCGCATGCGCAAAACACCTGCGCTGCGCGCGCTTGCAAGGCAGAACACGCTCAGCGTTGATGACCTGATTTGGCCGGTATTCGTGATGGACGGGGTTGATGCCGAAACCCCCGTCGCCTCGATGCCCGGCGTGACCCGCAAGACGGTGGATCGCATTGCAAAAGCCGCGACAGAGGCCCAAGCCCTTGGCATCAAAGCGATTTGCATCTTTCCCTATACAGGGATGGAGGCCCGGACCGAAGATTGCGCCATGGCCTGGGACCCCGACAACCTGACCAATCAGGCCATCCGCGCGATCAAGGCCGCAGCACCCGATATTGCGGTGATGACGGATATCGCGCTCGACCCCTATAACATCAACGGGCATGACGGCTTTGTCGAAAATGGCGAAATCGTCAATGACCGCACCGTCGAGGCGCTGGTGAAAATGGGTCTGGCACAGGCCGATGCGGGCGCCGATATCCTTGGCCCTTCGGACATGATGGATGGGCGCATCGGGGCCATTCGGGGCGCCCTTGAAAGCGCCGGGCATCAGGACGTCACGATCCTGAGCTATACCGCCAAATACGCGTCCAGCTTTTATGGCCCGTTTCGCGATGCGGTCGGTGCCTCTTCGGCGCTGACGGGCGACAAGAACACCTATCAGATGGATCCCGGCAATAGCGACGAGGCGTTGCGCCTGGTCGCCCGCGACCTGTCCGAAGGGGCTGATATGATCATGGTAAAACCGGGTACGCCCTACCTGGATATTTGCAGACGCGTGAAGGACATGTTCGGCGTCCCGACCTATGCCTATCAGGTCAGCGGTGAATACGCGATGATCCAGGCCGCCGCCCAAAACGGCTGGCTAGACCTTGAAAAGGTCATGATGGAAAGCCTGCTGGGGTTCAAACGGGCCGGTTGTGACGGCATTCTGACCTATTTTGCACCTGCTGCAGCCAGACTGCTGAATGCCTGA
- a CDS encoding YSC84-related protein yields the protein MSSLTRRNVALGILASTSLAACGNGIGSNGAATIDARVQSTLNFMYQTYPGTRDLAGRAAGMLVMPLITEAGIGLGGSFGRGALLVQDSTVDYYSAASGSAGFQIGAQQFSSVLFFMTQEALLEFRRSPGWAAGADIEYAVSDQGESLRAETTTSLSPVIAVNFAQTGLRIGASLEGIKYTRIIP from the coding sequence ATGAGCAGTTTGACACGGCGCAACGTTGCGCTTGGTATTTTGGCATCCACATCACTGGCGGCATGCGGCAACGGGATCGGCAGCAACGGGGCTGCAACGATTGATGCCCGCGTTCAAAGCACGCTGAACTTCATGTATCAGACTTACCCCGGCACCCGTGACCTTGCAGGCCGGGCCGCAGGCATGCTGGTCATGCCACTGATCACCGAGGCCGGGATCGGCCTTGGCGGCAGTTTCGGACGCGGGGCCTTGCTGGTTCAGGACAGCACCGTCGATTACTATTCCGCCGCAAGCGGCAGTGCCGGGTTCCAGATCGGCGCCCAGCAGTTCAGTTCGGTTCTGTTCTTCATGACCCAAGAGGCATTGCTGGAATTCCGCCGGTCGCCCGGTTGGGCTGCCGGTGCGGATATCGAATACGCCGTCAGCGATCAGGGCGAAAGCCTGCGGGCTGAAACCACCACGTCGCTATCACCTGTGATCGCCGTGAACTTTGCCCAAACCGGCTTGCGGATCGGCGCATCGCTGGAGGGGATCAAGTACACCCGCATCATCCCGTAG
- a CDS encoding FAD-dependent oxidoreductase produces the protein MQTTTRVAVIGGGVVGCSVLYHLTKLGWSDVMLLERSELTSGSTWHAAGGFHTLNGDTNMAALQGYTIKLYKELEDITGMSCGLHHSGGVTLADNQDRFDMLVAERAKHRYMGLDTHIVGPEEIAKIAPITNLDGIVGALYDPLDGHLDPSGTTHAYAKAARMGGATIETHCKVTETNQRPDGTWEVVTDKGTIHAEHVVNAGGLWAREVAAMAGIYAPLHPMEHQYIVTDDIPDIYNRDEEHPHVIDPGGESYLRQEGRGLCIGFYEKPCKPWAVDGTPWDFGHELLPDDLDKVEASIEFAYRRFPILANAGVKTVIHGPFTFAPDGNPLVGPVPGMRNYWSACGVMAGFSQAGGVGLMLAQWMTQGECERDVTALDVARYGSWITPGYTRPKVIENYQNRFSVSYPNEELPAARPHRTTPMYDIFSDLGAVWGHQFGLEVANYFARDDDPTFETPTFRRSDAWNATRREVQAVRAGVGINEVQNFGKFSVTGMGARDWLDRIMAGRVPQPGRMSLTPMLSPGGRLWGDFTISCLSETEYQLTASYGAQAIHHRWFMQNASPDAQVANISDRRTGFQIAGPKAGALLAACTRDDVATLKFLDVRRMTAGQVACIVQRVSYTGDLGYEIYCDPMDQRQLWWTLWQAGQPLGITPFGMRAMMSLRLDRFFGAWQREYSPDYTAAETGMDRFIDFKKNTDFIGRAAAEAERATPPARTLVAFAVDADDADVVAYEPVFIDGDVVGFCTSGGYSHHADQSIAIALIPRAQAGDGLVAEIEIMGQRRKATQLSTALFDPARRSMA, from the coding sequence ATGCAGACAACAACCAGAGTGGCCGTCATTGGCGGAGGTGTTGTCGGATGCTCCGTCCTGTACCACCTGACCAAGCTTGGCTGGTCGGATGTGATGTTGCTGGAACGCTCGGAACTGACCTCGGGCTCGACCTGGCACGCGGCGGGCGGTTTTCATACGCTGAACGGCGACACCAACATGGCCGCTTTGCAAGGCTACACCATCAAGCTTTACAAGGAACTTGAGGACATTACCGGCATGTCCTGCGGGCTGCATCATTCGGGTGGCGTGACGCTGGCGGACAATCAGGACCGGTTTGACATGCTTGTCGCCGAACGGGCCAAGCATCGCTATATGGGGCTGGATACCCATATCGTGGGTCCCGAAGAGATTGCAAAGATCGCCCCGATCACAAATCTCGATGGGATTGTCGGCGCGCTATATGACCCTCTGGACGGGCATCTGGACCCCTCGGGAACCACGCATGCCTATGCAAAGGCGGCCCGCATGGGCGGTGCGACGATCGAGACCCATTGCAAGGTCACCGAAACCAATCAGCGCCCCGATGGTACTTGGGAGGTGGTGACGGACAAGGGAACGATCCACGCCGAACATGTGGTCAATGCGGGCGGTCTTTGGGCGCGGGAAGTTGCGGCCATGGCCGGGATTTATGCACCGCTGCACCCGATGGAACACCAATATATCGTCACCGACGACATTCCCGACATCTATAACCGCGATGAGGAACACCCCCATGTGATTGATCCGGGCGGGGAAAGCTATCTGCGCCAGGAAGGGCGCGGCCTGTGTATCGGGTTCTATGAAAAGCCCTGCAAGCCATGGGCCGTTGATGGAACGCCGTGGGATTTCGGGCATGAATTGCTGCCAGACGACCTCGACAAGGTCGAGGCCTCGATCGAGTTTGCCTATCGCCGCTTTCCGATCCTTGCCAATGCGGGCGTCAAGACGGTCATCCACGGCCCGTTTACCTTTGCACCGGACGGCAACCCATTGGTCGGGCCAGTGCCGGGCATGCGGAATTACTGGTCCGCCTGCGGGGTGATGGCGGGCTTCAGTCAGGCGGGCGGCGTTGGTCTGATGCTGGCCCAATGGATGACGCAGGGCGAATGCGAACGCGACGTAACAGCCCTGGATGTGGCCCGTTACGGATCATGGATCACACCCGGCTATACCCGCCCCAAAGTCATCGAAAACTACCAGAACCGGTTTTCTGTCAGCTACCCCAATGAGGAACTGCCAGCCGCCCGCCCCCACCGGACAACGCCAATGTATGACATCTTCAGTGATCTTGGGGCGGTCTGGGGCCACCAGTTCGGGTTGGAGGTTGCGAATTATTTCGCCCGCGACGACGACCCGACCTTTGAGACACCAACATTCCGCCGGTCCGACGCGTGGAACGCAACACGGCGCGAGGTTCAGGCCGTCCGCGCCGGTGTTGGCATCAACGAGGTCCAGAATTTCGGCAAGTTCAGCGTAACGGGCATGGGCGCGCGCGATTGGCTGGATCGGATCATGGCCGGGCGCGTCCCGCAGCCCGGGCGGATGTCATTGACCCCAATGCTGTCACCCGGCGGGCGTCTATGGGGGGATTTCACCATCTCCTGTCTGTCGGAAACCGAATACCAGCTGACCGCCAGCTATGGTGCGCAGGCCATTCATCACCGCTGGTTCATGCAAAACGCCAGCCCCGATGCGCAAGTCGCCAATATCTCGGACCGGCGCACGGGCTTTCAGATTGCTGGACCAAAGGCAGGCGCCTTACTGGCCGCATGCACGCGCGACGATGTGGCGACACTCAAATTCCTCGACGTGCGCCGCATGACGGCGGGACAGGTTGCCTGTATCGTGCAGCGGGTCAGCTACACAGGCGATCTGGGCTATGAAATCTACTGCGATCCCATGGATCAGCGACAATTGTGGTGGACCCTCTGGCAGGCCGGGCAACCGCTGGGGATCACGCCGTTTGGCATGCGGGCCATGATGTCGCTGCGACTGGATCGGTTCTTTGGCGCATGGCAGCGGGAATATTCACCCGATTACACCGCCGCGGAAACCGGGATGGATCGCTTTATCGACTTCAAGAAGAACACCGATTTCATCGGCCGGGCCGCGGCAGAGGCCGAGCGCGCAACACCGCCCGCACGGACGCTTGTCGCGTTTGCGGTTGATGCGGATGACGCAGATGTCGTGGCCTATGAACCGGTCTTTATTGATGGCGACGTTGTGGGGTTCTGCACCTCGGGCGGCTATTCGCATCATGCGGATCAATCAATTGCCATAGCGTTAATCCCGCGCGCCCAGGCAGGTGACGGACTTGTCGCGGAAATCGAGATCATGGGCCAACGCCGCAAGGCCACGCAGTTATCGACCGCCCTTTTTGATCCTGCGCGGCGGTCGATGGCCTGA
- a CDS encoding nucleotidyltransferase family protein, translating to MIPILILAGGGSTRMGGRDKLMEDVGGQPLLRQHARQALALGGPVFVALPAADHPRAAALAGLDVQVLAVADAAEGMSGTMRGAVAMLPKCEAFMMVLADLVAIDASDLRRIDQARTDNPDFVIWRGATADGKSGHPIIFDASLRPEFAKLHGDGGGEALVNPRKAQTHLTPLKGRRARLDLDTPQDWDDWRAGRLT from the coding sequence ATGATCCCCATTCTGATCCTTGCCGGCGGCGGATCGACCCGCATGGGTGGTCGGGACAAGCTGATGGAGGATGTGGGCGGCCAGCCGCTTTTGCGTCAACATGCGCGTCAGGCGCTGGCGCTTGGCGGGCCGGTTTTTGTGGCCTTGCCGGCGGCAGATCACCCGCGCGCTGCGGCACTTGCGGGGCTGGATGTGCAGGTCCTTGCGGTGGCAGACGCGGCTGAGGGGATGTCAGGCACCATGCGCGGGGCGGTCGCCATGCTGCCCAAATGCGAGGCATTCATGATGGTTCTGGCGGACCTGGTTGCGATTGATGCCAGTGATTTGCGCCGGATCGACCAGGCCCGCACCGACAACCCCGACTTTGTGATCTGGCGTGGCGCAACAGCCGATGGCAAATCCGGTCACCCGATCATCTTTGATGCAAGCCTGCGCCCGGAATTTGCGAAATTGCACGGTGATGGCGGCGGTGAAGCCTTGGTGAACCCACGCAAGGCACAGACCCACCTGACCCCGCTAAAAGGGCGGCGCGCCCGGCTTGATCTGGACACGCCCCAGGATTGGGATGACTGGCGGGCGGGGCGCCTTACCTGA
- a CDS encoding Hint domain-containing protein, whose amino-acid sequence MNIDTAKTAMRDAVRSVQPTVPCFTPGTRIATPKGERLVEHLQIGDRVLTRDNGIQQIAWVGDRQVSMDDLKAMPKLRPVLIRAGSLGDHMPERDMLVSPYHRMLIVSEMARTHFYENEVFVAATHLTKLDGVETVNVPGTSYIHFMFDDHQAVLADGTWSESFQPSAYTLGSIVPEQRDELFALFPELETKEGVKKFRAARKTLSKLEALLPFR is encoded by the coding sequence ATGAATATTGATACCGCTAAGACCGCCATGCGCGACGCTGTGCGATCGGTGCAGCCAACGGTCCCGTGCTTTACGCCCGGAACACGTATCGCGACGCCAAAGGGCGAACGTCTGGTCGAGCATCTTCAGATCGGTGACCGGGTCCTGACCCGCGATAACGGCATTCAGCAGATTGCCTGGGTGGGTGACAGGCAGGTCAGCATGGATGATCTGAAGGCCATGCCAAAACTGCGGCCGGTTCTGATCCGGGCGGGATCGCTGGGTGATCATATGCCGGAACGCGATATGCTCGTCTCACCTTATCACCGGATGCTGATCGTCTCGGAAATGGCCCGGACCCATTTTTATGAAAACGAAGTTTTTGTCGCCGCCACGCATCTGACAAAGCTGGACGGTGTCGAGACGGTGAATGTCCCTGGTACATCCTACATCCACTTTATGTTTGATGATCATCAGGCCGTGTTGGCCGACGGCACATGGAGCGAAAGTTTCCAGCCGAGCGCCTATACGCTTGGCAGCATCGTGCCTGAACAACGTGATGAGCTATTTGCCCTGTTCCCAGAGCTTGAGACCAAGGAAGGCGTCAAAAAGTTCCGGGCCGCCCGCAAGACGCTAAGCAAACTAGAGGCGCTATTGCCGTTCAGGTAA
- a CDS encoding neutral zinc metallopeptidase has translation MKWQGRRGSSNIEDRRRSGGRGRRSVGGIGGIAGVLILLAGWYFGVDTSQFVDLGGNGTVQTSQSTEITPADERAAEFVSVTLADTEEVWADIFQRQVGEPYVPPTLVLFKGQTQSACGGASAATGPFYCPPEEKAFLDTAFFTTLEQRLGAAGDFAAAYVVAHEIAHHVQNELGILGQVNQLRAQMSEADSNAMSVRVELQADCFSGIWARAAQARFNSLERGDIAEAMNAAAQIGDDTLQRNAGQVVRPHTFTHGTSEQRQRWFARGYESGNLADCDTFSATRL, from the coding sequence ATGAAATGGCAAGGACGGCGCGGAAGCAGCAATATCGAGGACCGGCGGCGCAGTGGTGGCCGTGGCCGACGCAGTGTCGGTGGCATTGGGGGGATCGCGGGTGTCCTGATTCTTTTGGCCGGGTGGTATTTTGGCGTTGATACAAGCCAGTTCGTTGATCTGGGCGGCAATGGCACGGTCCAGACCAGCCAATCCACCGAAATCACCCCGGCAGATGAACGTGCGGCAGAATTCGTCTCGGTCACGCTTGCCGATACCGAAGAGGTCTGGGCCGATATCTTTCAGCGTCAGGTGGGCGAGCCTTATGTTCCCCCAACACTTGTACTTTTTAAGGGTCAGACCCAATCAGCCTGTGGGGGTGCGTCTGCGGCCACCGGTCCGTTCTACTGCCCGCCAGAAGAAAAGGCCTTTCTGGACACCGCATTCTTTACAACTCTCGAACAGCGCCTTGGGGCGGCAGGCGATTTTGCGGCGGCCTATGTGGTTGCCCATGAAATTGCCCATCATGTTCAGAACGAGTTGGGGATTTTGGGACAGGTGAACCAATTGCGCGCCCAGATGAGCGAGGCAGATTCCAACGCCATGTCCGTGCGGGTCGAACTGCAGGCCGATTGTTTTTCGGGCATTTGGGCGCGGGCGGCACAGGCCCGTTTCAACAGTCTGGAACGCGGCGATATTGCCGAGGCGATGAATGCCGCGGCTCAGATTGGCGATGATACGCTGCAACGCAATGCGGGGCAGGTGGTGCGCCCGCACACCTTTACCCACGGCACCAGCGAGCAGCGACAGCGTTGGTTCGCCCGCGGTTACGAAAGCGGCAATCTGGCCGATTGTGATACATTTTCGGCGACACGCCTGTAG
- a CDS encoding YqaA family protein, whose protein sequence is MLRRLYNWTMSLAQSPHALWALAIVAFVESSFFPIPPDVLMIPMIIARPSRAFLIAGVATVASVGGGLFGYYIGHALMGTIGQPILEFYGKDASFAEMSAVFNEYGAWAVVVAGVTFLPFKVITIASGVTGLSLPVFIASSIFARALRFFIVAALLWKFGEPIRDFIEKRLGLMFILFCLLLIGGFALIGLL, encoded by the coding sequence ATGCTTCGCAGGCTCTACAACTGGACCATGTCACTGGCACAATCGCCGCACGCGTTGTGGGCGCTTGCCATTGTCGCCTTTGTGGAATCCTCTTTCTTTCCGATCCCGCCGGATGTGCTGATGATCCCGATGATCATTGCCAGACCATCGCGGGCCTTCCTGATCGCGGGCGTGGCGACGGTGGCATCGGTGGGGGGCGGTCTGTTTGGCTATTATATCGGCCACGCCCTGATGGGGACGATTGGCCAACCAATCCTTGAATTCTACGGCAAGGATGCAAGCTTTGCTGAAATGTCCGCCGTCTTTAACGAATACGGGGCCTGGGCAGTCGTGGTTGCGGGGGTAACATTCCTGCCATTCAAGGTCATCACCATCGCATCGGGCGTCACCGGTCTATCCCTGCCTGTCTTTATCGCCTCGTCCATCTTCGCGCGTGCCTTACGCTTTTTCATCGTGGCCGCCCTTTTGTGGAAATTTGGTGAACCTATTCGGGACTTCATCGAAAAACGGCTGGGATTGATGTTCATCCTGTTTTGCCTGCTGCTGATCGGCGGCTTTGCCCTGATCGGATTACTATGA
- a CDS encoding disulfide bond formation protein B encodes MTRNLMIILATGGSVALLGGAFIFQMLGYPPCAMCLWQRWPHAVAIVVGLLALQIQGRLLPLIGALAAATTAGIGIFHTGVERDWWEGPSSCTGGGALDGLSGADLLAVEGPRVVMCDQVSWEFLGLSMASWNALFSLDLMVGWIMAIILSGASTAKGSSRIG; translated from the coding sequence ATGACCCGCAACCTGATGATCATTCTGGCCACGGGCGGGTCTGTGGCACTTCTGGGTGGGGCGTTTATCTTTCAGATGCTGGGCTATCCGCCCTGTGCGATGTGCCTGTGGCAACGCTGGCCGCATGCGGTTGCCATCGTCGTGGGATTGCTGGCGCTGCAAATTCAGGGGCGGCTGCTGCCGCTGATTGGCGCACTTGCCGCCGCAACGACCGCAGGGATTGGCATTTTCCACACCGGGGTCGAGCGGGACTGGTGGGAAGGCCCCAGCAGCTGCACCGGCGGTGGGGCGCTGGATGGGCTCAGCGGGGCTGACCTGCTGGCCGTCGAAGGGCCGCGGGTCGTGATGTGCGATCAGGTGTCGTGGGAATTTCTGGGGCTGTCCATGGCCAGCTGGAACGCCCTGTTTTCGCTGGACCTGATGGTCGGCTGGATCATGGCGATCATCCTTAGCGGCGCGTCGACAGCAAAAGGCTCGTCTCGGATCGGGTAA